From the genome of Polyangiaceae bacterium, one region includes:
- a CDS encoding DEAD/DEAH box helicase has product MTDHSSTSQGATDVRTSDVQQAKEPSAASAPTFDVLPLSPELRETLAEIGYLNPTPVQVAVWEPATRGRDAVVQARTGTGKTASFGLPIVDHIVKRSAAQVQVLALCPTRELAVQVTTELERLGKRKGIRITAVYGGAPMPKQIDAIAGGAQVIVGTPGRVLDHLRRGTLDPKHVRLLVLDECDEMLSMGFERELSAILERLPADRQTLLFSATLPPDIERIARNKLRSPEFLTLSGDHIGALEINHFVYMVAGDKLGSLVRIIEVENPENAIIFCNTKEETEVVAAALSRQGFDADWLNGDLPQSDRERVMAATREGRLRFLVATDVAARGIDVSHVTHVINYDFPQDAESYVHRTGRTGRAGRTGTALALITPRDIGGLYLLRLTYKIRPIEKQIPSEGELATRTETDLVNMLAEAFIPQGAHPDDLSLARRLLSHDSCERILAGLLRSHLGARPTARDEAAAARRATAAPKPAPKRAPAEAPAAPKPQAPPAAPVVVVPDEPAAAPTELREARAAAPVEREPREGREREGRERRVRQRRETRPEMPRPPASSRMPTRAAAEEAPARPLPARPRPSAPEQAAIAPTAPVVPTGPVVPVNASEPLPPPATPARPPIRHADFSTWQPPEEEGDDEPILRDAPALPAAREATTPMHRAVEPQAAAAASGDYAEIFVSVGRRDGVRAADLQELLLDHIGIDKDDVKRIRVRERNAFVSIRRSEAQRAIDGISKASWGNRPLTAEIARERPMGGSGADADADPAFEN; this is encoded by the coding sequence ATGACTGACCATAGCTCCACTTCTCAAGGCGCCACCGACGTTCGGACGAGCGACGTCCAGCAGGCGAAAGAGCCTTCTGCAGCTTCTGCGCCGACGTTCGACGTGCTGCCTCTTTCCCCCGAGCTCCGCGAAACGCTCGCCGAGATCGGCTACCTCAATCCCACGCCCGTGCAGGTTGCCGTTTGGGAGCCTGCTACGCGCGGGCGCGATGCCGTCGTTCAAGCTCGAACGGGGACCGGAAAAACAGCTTCGTTCGGCCTCCCGATCGTCGATCACATCGTCAAACGATCGGCTGCGCAGGTGCAGGTGCTCGCGCTCTGCCCCACGCGCGAGCTTGCCGTTCAAGTGACGACCGAGCTCGAAAGGCTGGGAAAACGAAAGGGAATTCGCATCACTGCCGTGTATGGCGGTGCGCCGATGCCCAAACAGATCGACGCCATCGCGGGTGGTGCGCAAGTCATCGTGGGCACGCCTGGCCGCGTGCTCGATCATCTCCGCCGCGGCACGCTCGACCCGAAGCACGTTCGCCTGCTCGTGCTCGACGAATGCGACGAGATGCTTTCGATGGGCTTCGAACGCGAGCTCAGCGCCATCCTCGAACGTTTGCCCGCGGATCGCCAGACACTCCTGTTTTCCGCGACGCTTCCGCCCGACATCGAGCGAATTGCTCGCAACAAGCTCCGCAGTCCGGAGTTCTTGACGCTGTCCGGCGATCACATCGGCGCGCTCGAAATCAACCACTTCGTCTACATGGTTGCGGGGGACAAACTCGGATCGCTCGTACGCATCATCGAAGTCGAAAACCCCGAAAACGCGATCATCTTCTGCAACACGAAAGAAGAGACCGAAGTGGTCGCCGCTGCGCTCAGCCGTCAAGGATTCGACGCGGATTGGCTCAACGGCGACTTGCCACAATCCGATCGCGAACGCGTCATGGCGGCGACGCGCGAGGGCAGACTTCGCTTCCTCGTCGCAACCGATGTTGCAGCGCGCGGCATCGACGTCTCGCACGTGACGCACGTCATCAACTACGACTTTCCGCAAGATGCGGAATCGTACGTGCATCGTACCGGACGAACCGGTCGTGCTGGACGAACGGGCACGGCGCTTGCGCTCATCACGCCGCGCGACATCGGCGGCCTGTATCTGCTGCGACTCACCTACAAGATTCGTCCCATCGAGAAGCAAATTCCATCCGAAGGCGAACTGGCGACGCGAACCGAAACCGACCTCGTCAACATGCTCGCCGAAGCCTTCATCCCGCAAGGCGCGCATCCGGATGATTTGTCGCTCGCGAGGCGCCTTTTGTCGCACGACTCCTGCGAGCGCATCCTTGCAGGCCTCTTGCGCAGTCATCTCGGTGCTCGCCCCACCGCGCGCGATGAAGCCGCAGCCGCACGTCGCGCAACTGCCGCACCGAAACCCGCACCGAAACGCGCGCCCGCGGAAGCTCCTGCAGCGCCGAAACCACAAGCACCACCCGCAGCTCCTGTCGTGGTTGTTCCCGACGAACCCGCAGCAGCGCCCACCGAATTGCGTGAAGCTCGTGCTGCAGCCCCCGTCGAGCGTGAACCGCGTGAAGGCCGTGAGCGTGAAGGGCGTGAGCGACGCGTACGTCAGCGTCGTGAAACGCGTCCCGAAATGCCGCGCCCTCCAGCAAGCTCGCGCATGCCGACCCGCGCCGCTGCGGAAGAGGCGCCCGCTCGCCCCCTGCCCGCTCGGCCGCGCCCAAGCGCCCCCGAGCAGGCGGCCATCGCACCGACTGCACCCGTCGTGCCGACTGGACCCGTCGTGCCGGTGAATGCATCCGAGCCACTACCGCCGCCGGCGACTCCAGCACGTCCGCCGATACGTCACGCGGACTTTTCCACATGGCAGCCGCCTGAAGAAGAAGGCGACGACGAGCCTATCTTGCGTGACGCTCCTGCGTTACCTGCCGCGCGCGAGGCGACGACGCCGATGCATCGAGCTGTCGAACCGCAGGCGGCCGCAGCGGCATCGGGTGACTACGCGGAGATCTTCGTCAGCGTCGGGCGTCGAGATGGTGTGCGAGCTGCGGATTTGCAAGAGCTATTGCTCGACCACATCGGCATCGACAAGGACGACGTCAAGCGCATTCGCGTACGCGAGCGCAATGCGTTCGTGAGCATTCGCCGATCCGAAGCGCAACGAGCCATTGACGGCATTTCCAAAGCTTCGTGGGGCAACAGGCCGCTCACTGCGGAGATTGCGCGCGAGCGTCCCATGGGCGGCAGCGGCGCGGATGCCGACGCGGATCCAGCTTTCGAGAACTGA
- the mtnP gene encoding S-methyl-5'-thioadenosine phosphorylase encodes MQHVLGVIGGSGVYALEDLEAVEEIDVDTPYGPASDLVIRGRDKQSGTTMLFLPRHGRGHRVSPSDINYRANVCALKMLGATHLVSVSAVGSMREEIAPGHFVLADQFIDLTKRRVSTFFDRAIAAHVAFADPVCSHLRAALGAAANEVLEGTSVKVHDGGTYVCMEGPQFSTRAESLVYRSWGVSVIGMTAMPEAKLAREAELPYAILAMSTDYDCWHSTEEAVTVDAVVAVLRKNVEHARKVLHALARRLPDPSQSAATGALKGAVMTRRDLVPVDVRTQPGGWRGRGGGGGGRGPGGGGLAQLRWLAPLPRSTPDSRGPL; translated from the coding sequence ATGCAACACGTCCTTGGCGTGATTGGTGGCAGCGGCGTCTATGCACTCGAGGATCTCGAGGCTGTCGAAGAGATCGACGTCGACACGCCGTACGGCCCTGCGAGCGACCTGGTGATACGCGGACGAGACAAACAGTCCGGCACGACGATGCTTTTTTTGCCGCGACATGGCCGCGGGCACCGAGTTTCACCGTCGGACATCAACTATCGAGCGAACGTTTGTGCACTGAAGATGCTCGGCGCCACGCACCTCGTGAGCGTCAGTGCCGTGGGTTCGATGCGTGAAGAGATTGCGCCGGGGCACTTTGTTCTTGCGGATCAATTCATCGATTTGACCAAGCGCCGCGTGTCGACGTTCTTCGATCGCGCGATCGCAGCGCACGTTGCGTTTGCCGATCCGGTTTGTTCTCACCTGCGCGCAGCGCTCGGGGCAGCGGCGAACGAAGTGCTCGAGGGGACGTCCGTGAAGGTTCACGACGGTGGCACGTACGTGTGCATGGAGGGTCCGCAGTTCTCGACGCGTGCCGAAAGCCTCGTGTACCGAAGTTGGGGCGTGTCGGTCATCGGCATGACCGCGATGCCCGAAGCGAAGCTTGCTCGCGAAGCGGAGCTGCCTTACGCGATCCTCGCGATGTCCACGGATTACGATTGTTGGCATTCCACGGAGGAAGCCGTGACGGTGGACGCGGTCGTGGCGGTTTTGCGCAAGAATGTGGAGCATGCGCGCAAGGTGTTGCATGCGCTTGCGCGTCGATTGCCGGATCCGAGCCAAAGCGCGGCGACGGGAGCGCTGAAGGGCGCGGTCATGACGCGTCGCGATCTCGTACCTGTCGACGTCAGAACGCAGCCCGGGGGCTGGCGGGGGCGGGGGGGGGGGGGGGGGGGGCGGGGGCCCGGGGGGGGGGGGCTTGCTCAGCTACGATGGCTCGCTCCTCTGCCGCGCTCGACGCCTGACTCAAGAGGCCCGCTGTGA
- a CDS encoding L,D-transpeptidase codes for MNSRPPAHRPPAAAPPPSGGTGSTILASIVGFTLVASVAGAAVWASGCHGDAPPGPSADKPSRTNHLPVPPRAATPPAPSASARAATAAPSVADAGTDAADDAAVAEAEKPYTGPLLGALALQTPVYATMDTSTKRIGYIRLGGKAPVDPTPIKNASCQKGWYRLLDGGYVCGKYATTDMSHASIRMGITTPNLEEVLPYKYAYNTAHGTPLYRSVPSKDDMIKYEPYLEIAKKAARKKKKAEEAEAAAAAASSATVAESSAPKEQDTLVKDSLPPSVGGAVPSSDDPNEADRIGPAPTPPPTMASADVAALLDAGPPVEEPEKPWWQQEKGKAPNVTLGELEKEGDATMAKRMVKGFFVAVDKTFSWNGRSWYKTTAGLVAPSDRMYITKPHTTQGIDVPEGAKQVGFILSKSSKFEVDVEQKTVKVKGPAPRFTAAGLTGVEATVKSVVYRQTTEGWWMKAADMTYTEAGPPPADLAPGEKWIDVNLTRKTLLAIEGDKPVYAALVSPGRRSKNKKKDHSTVKGTFRIREKHIAVTMDGDGTAAGDLPYSIEDVPYVAYFEGSYALHGAFWHNNFGREMSHGCVNLSPLDAKKIFFWAEPKLPRGFHAVWSTKENRGTLVVVHD; via the coding sequence ATGAACTCGCGTCCGCCTGCACATCGCCCGCCCGCAGCGGCTCCTCCGCCTTCGGGTGGGACTGGCTCGACGATCCTCGCCAGCATCGTGGGCTTCACGCTCGTCGCCAGCGTCGCGGGAGCGGCTGTGTGGGCAAGCGGTTGTCATGGTGATGCGCCTCCGGGCCCCTCCGCGGACAAACCTTCGCGGACAAACCACCTCCCGGTGCCTCCTCGAGCCGCGACGCCTCCTGCACCGAGCGCATCGGCTCGCGCGGCAACCGCTGCGCCTTCCGTCGCCGATGCAGGCACGGATGCGGCTGACGATGCGGCCGTTGCGGAAGCGGAAAAACCCTACACGGGACCGCTCCTCGGCGCGCTCGCTCTGCAGACGCCCGTCTACGCAACGATGGACACGAGCACCAAGCGCATCGGGTACATTCGACTCGGCGGAAAGGCTCCAGTCGATCCCACGCCCATCAAAAATGCTTCGTGCCAAAAGGGCTGGTACCGCCTTCTCGATGGTGGATACGTGTGCGGCAAGTACGCCACGACGGACATGTCGCATGCGAGCATTCGCATGGGCATCACGACCCCGAACCTCGAGGAAGTCCTCCCGTACAAGTACGCGTACAACACGGCGCACGGCACGCCGCTTTATCGTTCCGTTCCGTCGAAGGACGACATGATCAAGTACGAGCCGTACTTGGAGATCGCGAAGAAGGCGGCGCGCAAGAAGAAGAAGGCCGAAGAAGCCGAGGCAGCAGCCGCTGCTGCATCCTCGGCGACTGTCGCAGAAAGTTCGGCGCCGAAAGAACAAGATACGCTCGTGAAGGATTCCTTGCCGCCCTCGGTAGGTGGTGCGGTCCCTTCGAGCGACGATCCGAACGAGGCGGATCGCATCGGCCCTGCCCCGACGCCTCCTCCGACGATGGCGTCTGCCGATGTCGCCGCGCTGCTCGATGCTGGGCCTCCGGTCGAGGAACCAGAGAAGCCGTGGTGGCAGCAAGAGAAAGGCAAAGCGCCGAACGTCACGCTCGGTGAGCTCGAAAAAGAAGGCGACGCGACGATGGCCAAGCGCATGGTCAAAGGCTTCTTCGTCGCGGTGGACAAGACCTTCTCTTGGAATGGACGCTCTTGGTACAAAACCACCGCGGGTCTCGTGGCGCCGAGCGACCGCATGTACATCACCAAGCCGCACACGACACAGGGCATCGATGTTCCCGAAGGCGCCAAGCAGGTCGGGTTCATCCTGTCGAAGTCGTCGAAGTTCGAGGTCGACGTGGAGCAGAAGACCGTGAAGGTCAAAGGCCCTGCGCCTCGATTCACCGCGGCTGGACTCACGGGCGTCGAAGCGACGGTCAAGTCGGTCGTGTACCGACAAACCACCGAAGGTTGGTGGATGAAGGCTGCCGACATGACGTACACGGAAGCTGGTCCGCCGCCGGCAGATCTGGCGCCTGGCGAGAAGTGGATCGACGTCAACCTCACGCGCAAGACGCTCTTGGCGATCGAGGGGGACAAACCCGTCTACGCAGCGCTCGTTTCACCTGGGCGCAGGTCGAAGAACAAGAAGAAAGACCACTCGACCGTCAAAGGCACGTTCCGCATTCGCGAAAAGCACATCGCGGTCACGATGGATGGCGATGGAACGGCCGCGGGCGATTTGCCCTACAGCATCGAGGATGTCCCTTACGTGGCGTACTTCGAGGGGTCGTATGCGCTGCACGGAGCGTTCTGGCACAACAACTTCGGCCGAGAAATGAGCCACGGTTGTGTCAATCTCTCGCCGCTCGATGCCAAGAAGATCTTTTTCTGGGCCGAGCCGAAGTTGCCACGCGGTTTCCACGCCGTTTGGTCGACCAAGGAAAACCGCGGGACGCTCGTCGTGGTTCACGACTAG
- a CDS encoding TolC family protein: protein MAVIPRSVASLPAAALTLLLLPTTLNAQPAAPAATAPPGEAPPPPTPMAPPVIVIEEPLLAPIPPAPKTLTNWQDAVHLVDSRSPDLRIAEEEVERAVGMSRQALGRILPTLNANASAGRQASTIDQPAGTTLFGQKIPQPFTMTNTSTTSSFSTTLSVPVLQPRAWYAYGTARESVEMARFSAVDRRRLLMTNVASAIISVFTAERVSEINRVGLKTALERLELTRRRARLGTATRLDVVRAEQDVTLATNTLIQGNESLRRSREALGLALGEDVPYGVSPSISLDAIESSVRSMCRVGKPEERADVRAAQQQLDISRRQITETRLGFLPTASIDGTLSTGTSQQTVSYTIPGLPPQEQPTNRNYVWSIRAVISVPIFEGSRYGELAVGRATARQQEARIEAITRQARLEVAQAERAVDVAEQARGVTESARDLAKETARLTQVAYEAGTATSFELIDASRRQRETELDLVVREFELLRAKIAALLAAAVCEE from the coding sequence ATGGCTGTCATCCCTCGGTCCGTTGCGTCACTTCCCGCCGCCGCGCTCACACTCCTTCTGCTGCCGACCACGCTCAATGCGCAACCGGCCGCTCCGGCAGCGACCGCGCCGCCTGGTGAAGCACCTCCACCACCTACCCCTATGGCTCCACCGGTCATCGTCATCGAGGAGCCGCTGCTCGCGCCCATCCCGCCCGCGCCGAAGACGCTCACGAACTGGCAGGATGCCGTGCACCTGGTCGATTCGCGTTCACCGGACCTGCGCATTGCCGAAGAGGAAGTCGAGCGAGCGGTGGGCATGAGTCGCCAAGCGCTCGGGCGGATCTTGCCGACGCTCAATGCGAACGCCAGCGCAGGTCGGCAAGCATCGACGATTGATCAGCCTGCTGGCACGACCTTGTTCGGTCAGAAGATTCCGCAGCCGTTCACGATGACGAATACGTCGACGACGAGCTCGTTCTCGACGACGCTTTCCGTTCCCGTGCTGCAGCCGCGCGCTTGGTATGCCTACGGTACGGCGCGGGAATCGGTCGAGATGGCCAGGTTTTCGGCCGTCGATCGTCGACGTTTGCTCATGACCAACGTCGCATCGGCCATCATTTCCGTTTTCACCGCGGAACGCGTGAGCGAAATCAATCGTGTGGGGCTGAAAACTGCTCTCGAAAGGCTCGAGCTAACGCGCCGGCGAGCTCGCCTTGGAACCGCCACGCGCCTCGACGTGGTTCGCGCCGAGCAGGACGTGACGCTTGCGACCAATACGCTCATTCAGGGCAACGAATCGCTACGCCGTTCTCGCGAGGCGCTTGGTTTGGCGCTTGGCGAAGACGTTCCTTATGGCGTTTCGCCGAGCATTTCGCTCGACGCCATCGAGAGCAGCGTTCGATCGATGTGCAGGGTGGGCAAGCCCGAGGAGCGGGCGGACGTGCGAGCTGCGCAGCAGCAGCTCGACATCAGCAGGCGGCAGATCACCGAGACGCGGCTTGGTTTTCTGCCCACGGCGAGCATTGACGGGACGCTGAGCACCGGGACGTCGCAGCAAACGGTTTCGTACACCATCCCAGGTCTTCCTCCGCAGGAACAGCCCACCAACCGCAATTATGTGTGGTCCATTCGCGCGGTCATCTCGGTGCCCATATTCGAGGGGTCACGGTATGGCGAATTGGCGGTGGGCCGAGCTACTGCTCGGCAGCAGGAAGCGCGTATCGAGGCGATCACGCGCCAGGCGCGTCTGGAAGTCGCGCAAGCCGAGCGAGCCGTGGACGTGGCCGAGCAGGCTCGAGGGGTTACCGAGAGCGCGCGTGACCTTGCAAAGGAAACGGCGCGGCTTACGCAGGTTGCTTACGAAGCGGGTACGGCGACGAGCTTCGAGCTCATCGATGCATCTCGGCGGCAGCGCGAAACGGAGCTTGATCTCGTCGTGCGCGAGTTCGAGCTGCTTCGCGCAAAGATTGCAGCCCTGCTCGCGGCCGCGGTGTGTGAAGAGTAG
- a CDS encoding tetratricopeptide repeat protein has protein sequence MDQFSAHLDRGWDLVQRGDTRGAEASARRALELDPSSPEAHNLLGYVAALEGDGEEAIENYRQAIALDETYLEAMLNAAEVYIHPLGDFDQAIDMCDQALDLAEVEEEVIDALLLKFDALLAKGEMEEAAEVVAKIPPGPYENPNHAFLVGRALYEIGQTERAGALIEEAAQKEPTHAEAQYYLGLVRDERGDIRGATQAFLLARELDVAMGLPPWAPGREAFVAVAQQAVQALNPVLRRYIDGADVYISDAPGVELVAEGVDPRALVILDGLAIEDDLGLELGLHMHDEPPCTRVFIYAINVVRLAGSAEAIEHEITAALEREITATFLEAEQAERPESELN, from the coding sequence ATGGACCAATTTTCGGCCCATCTCGATCGCGGTTGGGATCTCGTTCAGCGTGGTGACACACGTGGAGCCGAGGCCTCTGCACGTCGTGCACTCGAACTCGATCCCAGCTCACCCGAGGCGCACAATCTGCTCGGCTACGTTGCGGCTCTCGAGGGAGACGGCGAAGAAGCCATCGAGAACTACCGCCAAGCCATTGCCCTCGACGAAACGTACCTCGAAGCGATGTTGAACGCGGCCGAGGTGTACATCCATCCACTCGGAGACTTCGACCAAGCGATCGATATGTGTGATCAAGCCCTGGATCTTGCCGAAGTGGAGGAAGAGGTCATCGACGCTTTGCTTTTGAAGTTCGATGCGCTGCTTGCCAAGGGGGAGATGGAAGAAGCTGCCGAGGTGGTCGCAAAAATTCCCCCGGGACCTTACGAAAATCCCAACCACGCTTTTCTCGTCGGTCGAGCGCTTTACGAAATCGGACAAACCGAACGAGCTGGCGCGCTCATCGAAGAAGCTGCGCAGAAAGAACCGACGCACGCCGAAGCTCAGTATTACTTGGGGCTCGTGCGTGACGAACGAGGCGACATACGCGGTGCGACGCAGGCGTTTCTTCTTGCGCGCGAGCTGGACGTCGCGATGGGTTTGCCCCCGTGGGCGCCGGGGCGTGAAGCGTTCGTCGCGGTCGCTCAGCAAGCGGTGCAAGCGCTCAATCCGGTGCTTCGCCGTTACATCGACGGGGCCGATGTCTACATTTCCGATGCTCCTGGTGTGGAGCTCGTCGCCGAGGGAGTCGATCCGCGGGCGCTCGTGATCCTCGATGGACTCGCGATCGAAGACGACCTGGGTCTCGAGCTTGGGCTGCACATGCACGACGAGCCTCCGTGCACGCGGGTGTTCATTTATGCGATCAACGTGGTGCGTCTTGCCGGGAGCGCGGAGGCGATCGAGCATGAGATCACGGCGGCGCTCGAACGGGAGATCACCGCAACGTTCCTCGAGGCGGAGCAGGCCGAACGGCCGGAAAGCGAGCTCAACTGA
- a CDS encoding sugar kinase, translated as MTAHSPMLIVGSMAFDDLDLPSGSFRDVLGGSATYAAMAASAFAPVRIVAVVGDDFPQQTLDDMRHRGIDTHGVQRASGKTFRWAGRYSSDLTHRDTLDTQLNVFADFRPRLPEQWRQTPLLLLGNIHPRLQLDVLDQLAAPKFVIADTMNFWIKGEPGTLSAMLRRIDLLIINDEEARLLSGVHNIRRAAKDILARGPKRLVIKRGEHGALLFDEQGVFAASGFPLEDEVDPTGAGDSFAGGFLGYLAATPEVTPLALRRAMVHGTATASYCVEGVGTTKMASLTKAQVGARVGAIRELYEFGAHSM; from the coding sequence GTGACCGCTCATTCCCCCATGCTCATCGTAGGTTCCATGGCTTTCGACGACCTCGATCTGCCTTCAGGCAGCTTTCGAGACGTTCTTGGTGGTTCCGCCACCTATGCGGCCATGGCGGCGTCCGCATTTGCGCCCGTGCGCATCGTGGCTGTCGTTGGTGACGACTTTCCGCAGCAGACGCTGGACGACATGCGTCATCGCGGGATCGACACGCACGGCGTTCAGCGTGCGTCCGGAAAAACCTTTCGCTGGGCCGGCCGTTACTCGTCCGATCTGACCCACCGCGACACGCTCGACACGCAGCTCAACGTTTTCGCCGACTTTCGTCCGCGTTTGCCCGAGCAGTGGCGACAAACCCCTCTCCTGCTCCTGGGCAACATTCACCCGCGCTTGCAGCTCGACGTGCTCGACCAGCTCGCAGCGCCGAAGTTCGTCATTGCCGACACGATGAACTTTTGGATCAAGGGCGAACCGGGGACGCTTTCAGCGATGCTGCGGCGCATCGACTTGCTGATCATCAACGACGAAGAGGCGCGTCTTTTGTCGGGCGTTCACAACATTCGTCGCGCGGCGAAGGACATCCTCGCGCGCGGGCCGAAGCGGTTGGTCATCAAGCGAGGTGAACACGGCGCGCTGCTTTTCGATGAGCAAGGCGTGTTTGCAGCGAGCGGCTTTCCACTCGAGGACGAGGTGGATCCGACGGGCGCTGGTGATTCGTTCGCTGGCGGGTTCCTCGGGTATCTCGCGGCGACGCCGGAGGTCACGCCGCTCGCGCTGCGCCGGGCGATGGTGCACGGAACGGCGACTGCGTCGTATTGCGTGGAAGGTGTCGGCACGACGAAGATGGCGAGCTTGACGAAGGCGCAGGTTGGCGCTCGCGTCGGCGCCATTCGCGAGCTTTACGAATTCGGCGCGCACAGCATGTGA